TAGGAATAATAGCAGAAGTAGATATTTCTAGAATACATACAAGGCTTGAACAAGGCTGGATAGATAAAATAGCTTGGACTCCAGAAGAAGCATTTAAGATGGCAAAAGAGAAACAAGAGGCTAAAGTTCCCTTTGCAATAGCATTTCATGGAAATATAGTAGACCTTCTTGAATATGCTGATAAAAATAATAAACATATAGATCTTCTTTCAGATCAGACATCATGTCATGCTGTATATGATGGTGGATATTGTCCAGTAGGAATAACATTTGAAGAAAGAACAAGATTATTAGCAGAAGATAGAGAAACTTTTAATAAACTTGTAGACGAAACATTAAAAAGACATTATGAAGTTATTAAAAAATTAACAGCTAAGGGAGTATATTTCTTTGATTATGGAAATAGTTTTCTAAAATCTATTTATGACATAGGGATTAAAGAAATATCTAAAAATGGAAGAGATGATAAAGGTGGTTTTGTATTCCCTTCATATGTGGAGGATATATTAGGACCAGAGTTATTTGATTATGGATATGGACCTTTCAGATGGGTGTGTCTGTCTGGTAAAAAAGAAGATTTATTAAAAACTGACCATGCAGCTCTTGAACTTGTTGATCCAGAAAGAAGATACCAAGATAGAGATAACTATATGTGGATAAAAGATGCTGATAAAAATGGACTTGTAGTAGGAACACAAGCAAGAATATTTTATCAAGATGCAATGAGCAGAACAAGAGTAGCTCTAAAATTTAATGAAATGGTAAGAAATGGAGAAATAGGACCAGTTATGTTAGGAAGGGACCATCATGATGTATCGGGAACTGACTCACCTTTTAGAGAAACATCAAATATAAAAGATGGAAGCAATATAATGGCAGATATGGCAACTCAATGTTTTGCAGGAAATGCAGCAAGAGGAATGACTATGATAGCTCTTCATAATGGAGGAGGAGTAGGAATAGGAAAATCCATTAATGGAGGATTTGGAATGGTTCTTGATGGAAGTCACAGAGTTGATGAAATACTTATGCAGGCTATGCCTTGGGACGTAATGGGAGGAGTAGCCAGAAGAGCATGGGCTAGAAATCCACATTCAATAGAAACAGTAATTGAGTATAATAATGATAATAGGGGAACAGACCATATTACGCTTCCATATATTGCTAATGATAATTTGATTAAAAAACTTGTTGATGAAAAATTAAATAAATAAAATCATACAAGGTGGAGGGGTAAATGAAAGCAGATTTAATATTATATAATATTGGAACATTAGTAACTTCTAGAGAATTAGATAAAGCAGATTTTGATAATGGAATGGAAAATATTGAGATATTGAAAAATGCTTACTTAGCTGTAGCTGATGGAAAAATACTTGAGATTGGAATAGGA
Above is a window of Fusobacterium varium DNA encoding:
- the hutU gene encoding Urocanate hydratase, with product MINKDIFNAMTIKLAAQDIPEKMPEMDPKIRRAPKRVVHLEKDEIELALKNALRYIPEEYHERLAPEFLNELMEHGRIYGYRFRPEGRIYGKPIDEYKGKCVEAKAMQVMIDNNLDFEIALYPYELVTYGETGQVCQNWMQYLLIKKYLENLTQDQTLVVASGHPTGLFRSNPYAPRAIITNALMVGAFDDYDNWARAAAIGVANYGQMTAGGWMYIGPQGIVHGTYSTILNAARLFCGVAKDGDLTGKLFVTSGLGGMSGAQGKATVIAKGVGIIAEVDISRIHTRLEQGWIDKIAWTPEEAFKMAKEKQEAKVPFAIAFHGNIVDLLEYADKNNKHIDLLSDQTSCHAVYDGGYCPVGITFEERTRLLAEDRETFNKLVDETLKRHYEVIKKLTAKGVYFFDYGNSFLKSIYDIGIKEISKNGRDDKGGFVFPSYVEDILGPELFDYGYGPFRWVCLSGKKEDLLKTDHAALELVDPERRYQDRDNYMWIKDADKNGLVVGTQARIFYQDAMSRTRVALKFNEMVRNGEIGPVMLGRDHHDVSGTDSPFRETSNIKDGSNIMADMATQCFAGNAARGMTMIALHNGGGVGIGKSINGGFGMVLDGSHRVDEILMQAMPWDVMGGVARRAWARNPHSIETVIEYNNDNRGTDHITLPYIANDNLIKKLVDEKLNK